One window of the Salvelinus fontinalis isolate EN_2023a chromosome 2, ASM2944872v1, whole genome shotgun sequence genome contains the following:
- the LOC129822345 gene encoding membrane-spanning 4-domains subfamily A member 4A-like produces the protein MSSSQTTTTNEAVVFTHVYPYGNGMGVAGVASAPHCLGQTVSSVLGSFRAGHPKALGTVQIMIGLMMLLTGIVMTAGPQVDNIGVFSGIFVWGSIIYVVAGSLTVAADNKLNKCLVKGSLGMNVVATVTALTGTILHSLDSAGILLYYCDYPGDPSYYPPSYVYYPTSSVCQQYRVRSQGISGVLAVFSLLEFIVSICVSSFACRAVCLCCRSTPEQVFIIGNQIPVPHGSMTPSNAPYPPQNNYETGNYPKGPEGGAIGTGFQQNHLPPQYTAVVIP, from the exons ATGTCCAGCTCTCAAACAACCACCACTAACGAGGCAGTGGTATTCACCCATGTCTACCCCTATGGGAACGGGATGGGGGTCGCAGGGGTCGCATCTGCTCCTCACTGTCTGGGACAGACGGTCTCTTCAGTGCTGGGAAGTTTCCGGGCAGGACATCCAAAAGCTCTGGGA ACCGTACAGATCATGATTGGTTTGATGATGCTGTTGACAGGAATCGTGATGACTGCCGGACCACAAGTAGACAATATTGGAGTATTTAGTGGAATATTTGTCTGGGGATCTATCATT TATGTAGTTGCAGGCTCTCTAACTGTTGCTGCTGACAACAAACTGAACAAATGTCTG GTAAAAGGCTCCCTTGGAATGAATGTTGTCGCCACTGTTACTGCTCTTACTGGCACCATTTTGCATTCTTTAGACAGTGCTGGGATCCTCTTGTACTACTGTGACTATCCAGGCGATCCTTCATACTACCCTCCATCCTATGTCTACTACCCTACGTCCTCTGTCTGTCAACAGTATCGG GTCAGGTCCCAGGGAATATCAGGTGTTTTGGCTGTTTTCTCCTTGCTGGAGTTCATAGTGTCCATCTGTGTCTCGTCATTCGCCTGCAGAGCTGTCTGCCTGTGCTGCCGTTCCACCCCTGAG CAAGTGTTCATCATTGGGAATCAAATACCGGTACCTCATGGCAGCATGACTCCAAGCAACGCACCTTACCCTCCTCAGAACAACTACGAG ACTGGGAACTACCCAAAGGGTCCTGAGGGAGGCGCTATTGGTACAGggtttcaacagaaccacctgcCTCCTCAATACACTGCTGTCGTCATCCCTTGA